Part of the Brassica oleracea var. oleracea cultivar TO1000 chromosome C8, BOL, whole genome shotgun sequence genome is shown below.
NNNNNNNNNNNNNNNNNNNNNNNNNNNNNNNNNNNNNNNNNNNNNNNNNNNNNNNNNNNNNNNNNNNNNNNNNNNNNNNNNNNNNNNNNNNNNNNNNNNNNNNNNNNNNNNNNNNNNNNNNNNNNNNNNNNNNNNNNNNNNNNNNNNNNNNNNNNNNNNNNNNNNNNNNNNNNNNNNNNNNNNNNNNNNNNNNNNNNNNNNNNNNNNNNNNNNNNNNNNNNNNNNNNNNNNNNNNNNNNNNNNNNNNNNNNNNNNNNNNNNNNNNNNNNNNNNNNNNNNNNNNNNNNNNNNNNNNNNNNNNNNNNNNNNNNNNNNNNNNNNNNNNNNNNNNNNNNNNNNNNNNNNNNNNNNNNNNNNNNNNNNNNNNNNNNNNNNNNNNNNNNNNNNNNNNNNNNNNNNNNNNNNNNNNNNNNNNNNNNNNNNNNNNNNNNNNNNNNNNNNNNNNNNNNNNNNNNNNNNNNNNNNNNNNNNNNNNNNNNNNNNNNNNNNNNNNNNNNNNNNNNNNNNNNNNNNNNNNNNNNNNNNNNNNNNNNNNNNNNNNNNNNNNNNNNNNNNNNNNNNNNNNNNNNNNNNNNNNNNNNNNNNNNNNNNNNNNNNNNNNNNNNNNNNNNNNNNNNNNNNNNNNNNNNNNNNNNNNNNNNNNNNNNNNNNNNNNNNNNNNNNNNNNNNNNNNNNNNNNNNNNNNNNNNNNNNNNNNNNNNNNNNNNNNNNNNNNNNNNNNNNNNNNNNNNNNNNNNNNNNNNNNNNNNNNNNNNNNNNNNNAATTACCTAATATGATTTACATATATATGGCGATTAATTATTATGAATAATAAAGATTTGATAACAATTTTTGCATCCTTCTTCATTTTTGTTTAAATTTATATTATTAAAAAAACTTAAACAATCACATTAACCATATAATAAAAAAATTAGATTTTTTTCTTATATGTAATATCTTCAATTTTTTAAAATGACCTTAAATTACAAAAATGAGGAAACCTTATATGTTATTTTTTTTTAAAACGACTATAAAATACAAAAATGAAGACACCTTATATGTTAAATTTTTCTTATATGTTAGATTTTTTCTTAGATGTTATATTTTGAATTTTTTAAAATAACTTTAAATTACAAAAATGTAAGTTTTCCTTAAGTATACGACTAAAAACATTAAAATGACATGTATCAATTCGATGGTTGATTTGAAAGCTTTCAAAACCATATGAAAGATAAAAGTCAAAATAATTCAACTGTGAAAACAATACTGTTCACTTTTGTCAAGAATGTGTTCTATGGAAAAAATAAGGTTTTTATGTCATAATTTGTTTAATGTTCAATCCGATCAACCCATGATGTATTAATTATAGTTTTGTTTCATTATTTTTAATAAAAATTGATCCGATCCATCGGAAAGAAATTATATAATAACAACAAAAAATGTTTTATATATATAAATAAAATAATCACATATATAAAAAAACTATCGATAATATATACAAATAAACTCACCCTGCGCAAGGCGCAGATCTTATCATAGTAGTCATTTATTTATTGGTCTAGACTTACAGCGCTTTTTTTTGGCATCATTTACAGCGTTATAAGCTGTTTTTGGTTAATGATCATAAATGTACATTACAGATCATCTGTTAGTGTGATGTTTACTTGACTTTTAGATCATATTCTGGAGTGCTGAAGGTTAGAAATGCATGTATCTGTTACCTTAAATCATGTAGTTTTTTTATACTATAATTCAAGATGTTCGATCTATATTATATAGTCAAAGGCTTTCCAAGCCCCTAATCATTGATGTATCGTAATTCCACACTTGCACAATACATCACACGTACAATACATGAAGTGTTGTTGTTGTTGTTGTTGTCAATATACACGAAGTATTACCAAAAATGTATTTTGCATTTGACTTCAGATCCAACAACATTTTGCGTGATAGTATATATATATATATACATACAGTATATGCTTTTGTTGATAAAATAAGGTGCATGTAAAAGTACAAGTTATAAATTCAATAAATTAGTTCGTTTGAGATAGACTTGTAACATGTTACATGTTTACAAGAAATTTCAACGCTGTTCTTTAGCAGCAACGTCGGCCGGCGGTGGGTCCACGATTTCGGCTCCAAACCTTAATAGTGTTTATTTGTTGAGACAATGATGTATATACCTAAACATAGGCGTTGAAGTTGAATATTTCTTTTCTAATTACTCAACACTATTATTCTTTCTTTTTTTTCTTCTAATAAGCGGATGCACGATTAATTGTTTTTAAGTACGTGTGTTGGTATTTGTTTAAAAGAAAAATAACTACCCAGGTGATGATTGTTTCCATTAGTTTTTGGTTTCAGTTTTTGGTTTTTAGATTTTGGTTTTAGATTTTGTTTTTTGGTTTTTAACTTTTAGATTTTGGTTTTTGATTTTCAGCTTTTGGTTTTGGTTTTTGGTTTTTGGTTTTTAGATTTTGGTTTTGCCGTATTCTTAGTTTTTTTTTTATAAAATAAGCAATACATTGTTTTAAAATAATAATTTTAAAAACAATTACCATTAAAATTTATCAAAATATAGTGGTTGTTATTTAAAATAAAAACATTACCAGGTTTTAAATTGTTTTGTTTTTAAGTGTTATACTTAAATATAATTAATAAAATATCTATAAATTATAAAAATTAAATATTTTAAAATTTTGAAACTATTTATAAATTTTATTACATGAAATATTTTTCATTTTTAAGAACTTGAATGGCTATTTTTCAAATTAATATAATCTATTTCATTAATAAAATATTTTATAATTTTTAGTTGTCCTTTAGTATGTATAATAAAATTATTCAATAATTTATTTATAGATATTAATAATTAATTGTTTACAACTAATACTAAAATTATCTATATTTATTTACATATATGGAACACATAAATTATTTTACATTAATGTTAAATGATAAAAAAATTGTATGGGAATTTTATCTTTATGAAAATATTATTTACTTAATTATTAATTAATTAAAATATAGTATTTTATACAAAATAAACAAAATTCGTTTTTATATTGAAAACCCACAAAAGTTGGTTTTTGGCTTTTCTTCACAAATTGGTTGAAATTTTGAAAAATTAGTTTCCCTAAATTTTAGGGAATCTATTTGCTAAAAAACTTGATTGGCAAATGAAATAGTTTTTACAAAAACAAAAACTAAAAGCTAAAACTTGATTGGATAAAAAATGGTTTTTACAAAATCAAAAACCAAAAACTAAAACAAAAACTACAAACAATCAACCTCTCAATATCTAATATCTCATTTCAATTTGGTCATACTTTGTTATTTTAACTTGTTTGCTTAGTTCAATTGGATTGGCTGCTGATCTTTCAAGATTTCAGAGTTGCATGCTTGTGTTTTCCGATGGTTTGGAACATTGCAACCAAAAATGTGTACATATAAATTGTAAAAATATTTAGTCTAATCCATTTATGCACAATGCTTCTTTACCCTTGGTCTACAAAACTTCTTTAAGCTGATGTTTTTATACTTTTAATTTATAATTTTGGAATAGATCGCTAAATCAAACAGGAGATTATTTCACTTGGATTTTAATCTAGCTTTATATTTGTATATATGATATATGTTGAAGATAAATTTTCGGCATGTTATTAATAATATACAGATTATATTTCTGAATAATAATATAAGAAACTTGCAGTTTTTGTGAATTATTTAATTGGTATAGTCAAAGGATGTATAGCTTGCTTATATAAAATCAACAGTTCCCAAAATAAATTATGCAGACCTTTCAAAAAGCTAAAGAATATCAAAGGAGAACAATGGAGAAGGAAGAGTTCTTGAGGAGTGGTCATGGAAGAGAAGAAAGAAACGAGGAGATGAGAAAACTTGATTCTGATCAAGAACACGACCATATTATTAGATCCAAGGTATCATAATTGATTTTTTTGTTCAATATTGAACTAATTATATGTCATATGTATGCATAAATCAATCCTGGAGTCACATACGCATATTTCATATATATTTTTCTCACATGAGTTGCTTGGTTAACGGTTTGTTCTTTATCCGAAACTATTAACCACTGATTTATCTTAATCTTCTTCTTTTTTTTTTGACAACATCACTGATTTATCTTAGTCAATGAAGCTTAACTATATTTGAATTCTTAACTTTTAGTTAGCTAGATCTGTGAACCTCTTAATTGTTACTTTTGTCTTCTTTTCTGGTTTAATGATAAGTTTAATTTGTTGAATCGACGATCATATCTATTTTCAAATTACTATGATCATGTCTGTTACACCAGAGAAGAATTCTCACATGTGTCACAGCAACAACAATAATTATGAGAAAGAAAGTTGTTTTTTTGGTAAAACTGAGAAAGTAACCGCTATGCATAGGATTTATAAGGCGTACATATCAAATCAATGAACGATTAACCAATCAATAAATGTTTGTATATGCTATATATTTTGATTCCTCATTTATTATAAATGTATGATGAAATCAGTTGGACTCAATTAAAGTCGAAATGGAGGAGGCTAAAGATGAAAACCGAAGGTTAAAATCATCATTGAGTAGGACAAAAAAGGAGTTTGAGATCCTTCAAACACAATACAACCAATTAATGGTAATAATACATGAAGACCCGAATAAGTTCTTACCAAAAGAAGAAGATGAAGACAAAGAAAGAACTAGCGACCGTGAAGAACTTGTCTTGTTGAGCCTAGGTAGACGGTTAAAATCACCGGTTCCAAGTGGCTCAATGACAAATAAAGAAGAGAAAATGAAAGACTTCATGAAGGAAACCGATGATGACAAAAGAATTAATGAACAAGGGTTAAGTATGGGATTTGAATACAAAGATTTGAGTAATCCTAGTGAGAAGTTAGAGGTTGACCATAATCAAGAAAAGACGTCCTTGGAGGTTAGTAACAGTAATAAGATCCAATCAGAGAATAGTTTTGGGTTTAAGAATGATGGAGATGAGCATGAAGATGAAGAAGAGCCATTGCCTCAAAACATTGCTAAGAAAACTAGGGTTTCTGTGAGAGCAAGATGTGAGACACCGACGGTTAGTACGTTAATTACATGATTACTTCACATCTTTTCTTTAGTATGTATACATATGGATACTAACATGTATAGTATAATTCTTGGTTCTCAAATTTTTTGATTGGTTATATATATCATCACTCAACTAAATGTAAATATTCATTTTGCTTAGTTGGAGAGTGAAACCAAATTATCGTTTGTAGTCTTTAAGCTTTAATCTATTTTAGACAGGAAAACTAAAAAATAGCTTTAATATAGTATGTAAGTTAGAAACATTTTTGTATAATTTTTTTCTTCTCTTTGGTTAAAAGACAATGCAAAAAGGTATTTAACGTTTGCCTTTTTTAAATAAAAGACTTTATTTACTTGAGTTTTTGTTCATGTCATGTAGATGAACGATGGATGTCAGTGGAGGAAATATGGCCAGAAAATAGCTAAAGGGAATCCATGTCCTCGAGCTTATTATCGTTGTACCATTGCACCTTCTTGTCCCGTAAGAAAACAGGTAACCAAATCTAGACAAATAATTCTAAATATCATATATAGATATTATTAATACATTAGCGTTATCATAGATAATCAACCATAACAATCAAATCCCTTGTTTAGGTGCAAAGATGTTCAGAAGACATGTCTATACTTATCTCAACTTACGAAGGAACACACAGCCATCCACTTCCCATGTCAGCAACCGCCATGGCCTCTGCCACTTCCGCCGCAGCTTCCATGCTCCTCTCCCGAGCCTCCTCCTCCTCCGCAGCCGATCTTCATGGCATTAACTTCTCTCTCTCCAGCAATAGCATCACTCCAAAACCACTCCTCCAAACTTCTTCAGGCCATCCCACCGTCACTCTCGACCTCACAACCACCTCCTCGTCCCAACAACCATTCTTATCAATGCTCAATAGGTTCAGTGCTCCTCCTAGTAACGTCCCAAGATCTAATAGTTACCCTTCAACCAATCTCAGCTTTTCAAACAACACCAACACTTTGATGAATTGGGGTGGTGGTAGTAACCGCAATGAGCAATACCGTGCACCTTACGGCAACACTAGCACCCATCAACAATCACCTTACCAACATATGATTCAAACCCGAGCCGCTGGATTATCATTTGACACATTTGGAAGATCTTCCTCATCGTCTCCACATCCCACACAAAACAGTCTTGACAACGTCAATTTCAAGAATATTACTCATGATCAAGTGCAATCTTTACCGGCGGAAACAATCAAGGCGATCACGACAGATCCAAAATTTCAATCAGCCTTGGCGACTGCTTTATCTTCCATCATAGGCGGCGACCTAAAGATAGATAATGTGACTAGAAATGAAGCCGAGAAGAGCCCTTAAAGTATATGTTCTCATACTTTGGTATATGGTTTTCGTTTTAATAGTTTCCTAGTTCATCTATACTTTGGTTTATAATCATAATTTTTAATTTGCTGTTGGAGTTTATGGAGGTAATGTATGTCAAACTTGAACATATATGTGTCCCATCTAACGACATAGTTAATTATTTTTTTCTCTTACGTAAGAATCATGGCATCATCATGGCATCTATATATATTTAGACAAAGACGTGCATACCATAATAAATAAACAGACTATACACTTTATATATTAATTATTCTCTCTAGTCTATAATTAATATATATGGCGTCGCTTCAATTTTCATCTTATCTCCTGGGAACAAACCATAAAAACATAACTCCACTCCGATCTTCCAAAGCTATTCTCCAGCCTCATCCACCGAATCGTGTCCCTCGAAAAGTTTTTTTTTTTGCGTTACGTGTCTCTCTATATACCAGTAACCTTTTGCGTCAGACAGAGACCCCTACTCTGTTCGCTGACCATGAACGGGTGTGAGGCTAGCCATAAAGCGCCACTCGGTACGGTAGAGACGAGATCTCTATCAACGGTTACGTCGCTAGCGGCAGCGACGGAGAGTTTGATTACCGCCGTCTCTAACGTTAAGTCCGAACCTCCTCCGTTCTCCTCCGGTGTTGTCCGATTGCAGGTACGTTACAACTTTCTCCATTATGTACAAGGAAAAACAGTGAGCTTACGCCACGTGGAGACATTTCATTGGTGTTTGGGATATTGGTCCATTTGCTTGCTCATAATCCTTATCCCCTCAACAAACCCTTATCTCTCCACATCTGAAGACTTTTCAAAATACTATTGACTTTTCAGTTTTCAGTTTATTCCCCTGTAAGCATATAATCAATTAATCACATATTTAATATTTTTATATCATATTTGACTAGCTATCACTATATTTTTTTATAAATATTTTAGTATAACATTTTTATATTATTTACAATCACATTTTAATATTTAATCACATTTATTTCATGTATTTTTTTTCTTTCAAATAGTCTTTTTATGTATTTATATAAACTTAATTGTATAGATGATTATTAACAATTAGCCGGAAAAAAAGAAGATGATCCAGTTTCAAAAAAAAAAAAAGAAGATGATTATTAACAATATCAAGGACTAAAATAGTAGTAATACAAACTATAAAATTTAAAAGATAGAAAAATACCAAACAAAAATGATTAATTACACAAAATGTCTGATATCCAAATTGTCCCGCGCAAAATAAGTGTTCGAGACCTTTTAAGGCTTTAAATGGGATTACAGGTGCCGGTTGACCACCAAATCGGGGCACTCGACTGGCTTCATGCACAGAATGATGCTCTTCCTCGCAGTTTCTTCTCCCGTCGCAGCGACTCTGGCCGTCCAGAGCTTCTACAGGACTTGTCTAGCGAGAATGTGAATGGAACATGTGATGCTAACCCGGTCAGTGTTGCTGGACTCGGGTCTGCTCTATATTTCAGTGATCTTGATTCATTCTCTCATGATCACTGGACATTGATCCGAAGGTAACATCACAGTTTTTTTTCAGAACCAAAACTATATGAAAGTTTGGTTCTTTATGTTTTTTACAATGTTCTAAAAATCGCTAGCCGGTGGTTAGGCGTCTTATAGAGAATTATTTTTTAGTCGGCTGCCTATGCCTATTTTTTGAATGCCTAGACCTTTTTTTGAAAAAATAGGTTTGAAAAAGTCATATCCCATTTGCTTCCTAGGCGCAGCCTAGACCGATTTTTAGAACACTGGGTTTTTGGTCACTTTCCTCTGTTTCTTGAAAAGGTTTCTGTCTCCGAACTCTCCTCTGATTCGTGCCTACGGTGGACTTCGGTTTGATCCCAACGGAGAAGTTGGTGTTGAATGGGAACAGTTTGGTTCCTTTTACTTTACAGTGCCTCAGGTATAAGAACTTTTGTTTGCTTTAAGAGAGTTTTGTAACCATTATGAATGCGTTTGATTGGTTGATATACACATAGGTCGAGTTTGTTGAGTTTGAGAGAAGCTCAATGCTGGCTGCAACTGTTGCTTGGGAGGATGAGCTCTCATGGACGCTGCACAATGCCATTGAAGCGCTTGAGGATACTATGCTTCAGGTTTCTTCTGTAATAGTGAGATTAAGGCGAGAATCACTAGGAGTTTCTGTTGTTAGTAAGAACCATGTTCCTAGTAAAGGAGACTATTACCCTTCTGTAAATAGTGCTCTGGAGATCATTAAGGAAAAATATTCGCCACTAAGCAAGGTACTTAGTTAAAGAAACATATGTTCTTTCTTTCATGAACCTGATGATTTTGGTTTTGGGAATCAGGTTGTGCTTGCACGAAGCAGCAGAATCATTACAGATACAGACATTGATCCTATTGCTTGGCTAGCGCGGTTGCAGGTGTCTATTCTCCCTCGCACATTCTTTACTCTTAAGTAACAACATTTAGGTATTAATATCTCTGATTATTAATATGACAGTGTGAAGGAAAAGATGCGTACCAGTTCTGTCTTCAGCCACCAGGTGCACCAGCATTCATAGGTAACACGGTAGGTTACTTACTCTAGCTATTTCTTTATGTATAGAGAATTTGTTAGCACACTGTGGTTTTTAGAAATGATGTGAACTCGAGTGCTGGTTTCTTGTGGAGCAGCCTGAAAGACTCTTCTATAGGAAAAATCTAGGTGTCTGGAGTGAGGCTTTGGCTGCAACCAGGCCTAGAGGTGATTCAGAGGTTTCTGATTTGGAGATAGAGCGTGACTTACTAACCAGGTCAGTTGTTTTGTTTTGTTTTGTGCTGCTAACATTTAGGGGATGCAAGTATGTTTATAAACTTCCAGATATGCGTACTGATATTATTTATTTGCAGTCCCAAAGACGATCTTGAATTCTCCATTGTGCGAGAGAATATAAGAGAAAAACTTAGTGTAAGTTCTCCATCAACCGCAGTTCCCTGCTTCAAGTAGAACTGTATAATCAATCATGCCTTTAGTTTGATTTTTGAGGCTTTTTAACAATATAACGTCACTTGTTTTCATATAATAATCAGCTTTATATAGCAGAAACACATCTGATCTTTTGCTTTTTAGGCCATATGTGACAGAGTAATTGTGAAGCCCCAAAAAACTGTGAGAAAGCTTGCAAGAATACAACATCTATATTCTCAGTTGGCTGGTCAGCTTAGAAGAGAAGATGACGAGGTTAGATTACTGTTCTTCATGGTTTATTTGAAATAGTTTCATTAGTCTTTTGGAACTCAATTCTTGTTATATTCTCTTAGTCATCATGGCACTGAGTGAAGCAAGCTACAATTTATCTTATCTTATCTTACACCAATATATGTTTTGTCTATTTTTCAGTTTGACATCTTAAATGCTTTGCATCCAACGCCAGCTGTTTGTGGATGCCCAGTAGATGAAGCAAGACTTTTGATTAAGCAAATTGGTATAAGATGCTTTGATTGTTCTACCTTATGCTTATACTTGATTAGATATGATATAAGTATGCTTATATACTGAAACTTGGAACATGTTATACTCTTTTTTGTCCAGAGTCATTTGATAGAGGAATGTATGCTGGACCTGTTGGATTCTTTGGTGGTGGAGAGAGTGAATTTTCTGTAGGCATAAGATCTGCTTTAGTCCAAAAGGTAAGATTTCCGCAGTGTAACACATCTACTGTGAAGTCATTGCATCTATCTGATCTTCTTTTCTTGTTGTGTTCCTCAGGGTCTTGGAGCATTGGTCTACGCAGGAACAGGAATAGTTTCAGGAAGTGATCCATCCTCTGAGTGGAACGAGCTTGAGCTTAAGATCTCTCAGGTGAGGAACTTTGTTCTCAAAATAGTAGTGCAATTTCCATGTCCTTATGAAATTTGTTAACATATTACTATGTGTTTTCTGCAGTTCACTAAGACACTTGAACATGAGCCAGCTTTGCAGACGATCAACTAATGATGATGCTGACCAAAAGATAATCCTATAAACTGACAGTAAGGTCCATAACGCACTTACGCACGTTATGATCTAAAGCTGACGTATATTTCCACCACCTTCATGAGAAAACGACAAGTTATTTTTATAACGATTGAACTTAATCTGATTATCAGTAAGTGCTAGTGGAATAAATACTTTCAAAATATTGTTTCCAGAACGTGATTGGTTTCTTTTTAAATTAAGTTTGCGTTAATCCAACAAAAAGACATTTTAGTTTATAGAATTTATTTATAGGAAACGAGAAAGATGGGTCTAAACTGTGATCCAAAAGTTAACCTGACCTCTTCCCATCAATCGTATTCTCTTCAAGTTGTTCTTACAATCATATCTCACTATAAAATTAAAATGCTTTATTCCAGTACCAATAATTTAAACGACACCTTTTTATTATGAAATCAATATAAATATTCTTCTACCTCTCACTTTAAAAGTTATAGCATAATTTCAGATTAGACTTAACGTAAAACTTCAATATAAACAAAAGATAAATCTCTAATCTCTAATTCATTCATTCTTCAACATAGAGATATCTATATGACATGAACCTGTGTTGAGGCTCATATTTACCATAGGAAAAAGAAGCATTTACGCGTGCAAATGAGGAGTAAAGAGACGATCATTGCGATAAAAAATGACTTTGCTATAAAATGCATGATTAAAGTATGAAAAGAAGTAACGCTAGCGAGGAGATTGCCTTTACATAATATTTGAATTTTTAAAGCCTGTCAGCTATATTGCATTCAACTAAAAACCAAACGACCATAAATATTTTGTGTTACTCCTAACGTCTATTATCATTTTTTTAATTGAAAACTACATGTGTCAAACAAATTTTCATGAATGGTAAATCAATGACGGTATCGTCAATTCCGTAATAAAATTTACAACCCTGTCCCCATTCACACTGCGTCCATTTATTGTCGATGTGGTCGATGTTGGTTTATCAAACAACTTTTTTATTTTCGTTTCTTCATAGTTTATAGTAGTACCTACTGCAAAAGATAGATTCTTTGCCCATATTACAGATATAGTAAAAGATAAATTCTTGATTGCTACTTATTGTTTTAAAAAAAGAGCTTGGAATATTTCATAATTAAGTCACTAGCCATGATAACAAATATATAAATAAGATATCCAAACTGTAAACTTTTCCTTTATACGAAATAAAAATGGAGTGTGCGTGTGTTCAGAGAAGTGATATGCTTGTATTGAAAAAGGTAATGATCGTAGGCCACCAAACTTTTTTCCAATTTTAAGGGACATTTTTTTTGTTATATGAAACTAAATAGGTAAAATAAATGACATTTTGTTAGACATAATATAATAAAGAAAAAATGATTGCCGACTAATGAAGTATTGGCCATGGCTAACCATGCAAACTAAATAAATGTATACTTAGCTACACGGAGTATATATTATGCATGACAATATCCCTCAACTTTATGATGTTATGTAGTTAACATCACGAGTTTAATTTCATATCAAACAAATTATTTGTATATCAGAGACTGTTTACATCTCTCGTTATATAAATTAAAATGTGACGTACCTGACAGTAATTTACCTAAATTAGATTTTGATCCGTATTTTAAAAGCGTAAAAATATTTTTAACAAAATTTAATTTACAAAATCAATATGCTTTATAAATTTTGATAAGTAGTGTTTTAACATTTTTATTTTAGTGTATTTGAAAACAATATAATTATATTATTTTTATTTATATTAAATATAAAAATTATATAAGATATTTTTAATTCTTTTAATCTATTTTGGTATGAATTTTTAATAAAATTTCTGTAATTCATTGGATTAATTGTGTGATATATACTTATTTGATAAAACAATTTACTATAAACTTCTTTGATGTCAATTTATTGACTCTAGCATTTTATTTGTTTAATATTAAATTATTAAGTTAATGAATTATTTCATATATTTTTTCATTAACAAAAATTTCATTCATTTAAATTTAGTAAACCTTTCATATTAGATTCTTATTCTTTAATTATTTTTATTCTTAAAAGTATATAAT
Proteins encoded:
- the LOC106312633 gene encoding isochorismate synthase 2, chloroplastic encodes the protein MNGCEASHKAPLGTVETRSLSTVTSLAAATESLITAVSNVKSEPPPFSSGVVRLQVPVDHQIGALDWLHAQNDALPRSFFSRRSDSGRPELLQDLSSENVNGTCDANPVSVAGLGSALYFSDLDSFSHDHWTLIRRFLSPNSPLIRAYGGLRFDPNGEVGVEWEQFGSFYFTVPQVEFVEFERSSMLAATVAWEDELSWTLHNAIEALEDTMLQVSSVIVRLRRESLGVSVVSKNHVPSKGDYYPSVNSALEIIKEKYSPLSKVVLARSSRIITDTDIDPIAWLARLQCEGKDAYQFCLQPPGAPAFIGNTPERLFYRKNLGVWSEALAATRPRGDSEVSDLEIERDLLTSPKDDLEFSIVRENIREKLSAICDRVIVKPQKTVRKLARIQHLYSQLAGQLRREDDEFDILNALHPTPAVCGCPVDEARLLIKQIESFDRGMYAGPVGFFGGGESEFSVGIRSALVQKGLGALVYAGTGIVSGSDPSSEWNELELKISQFTKTLEHEPALQTIN
- the LOC106312634 gene encoding probable WRKY transcription factor 61; this encodes MEKEEFLRSGHGREERNEEMRKLDSDQEHDHIIRSKLDSIKVEMEEAKDENRRLKSSLSRTKKEFEILQTQYNQLMVIIHEDPNKFLPKEEDEDKERTSDREELVLLSLGRRLKSPVPSGSMTNKEEKMKDFMKETDDDKRINEQGLSMGFEYKDLSNPSEKLEVDHNQEKTSLEVSNSNKIQSENSFGFKNDGDEHEDEEEPLPQNIAKKTRVSVRARCETPTMNDGCQWRKYGQKIAKGNPCPRAYYRCTIAPSCPVRKQVQRCSEDMSILISTYEGTHSHPLPMSATAMASATSAAASMLLSRASSSSAADLHGINFSLSSNSITPKPLLQTSSGHPTVTLDLTTTSSSQQPFLSMLNRFSAPPSNVPRSNSYPSTNLSFSNNTNTLMNWGGGSNRNEQYRAPYGNTSTHQQSPYQHMIQTRAAGLSFDTFGRSSSSSPHPTQNSLDNVNFKNITHDQVQSLPAETIKAITTDPKFQSALATALSSIIGGDLKIDNVTRNEAEKSP